One Helianthus annuus cultivar XRQ/B chromosome 12, HanXRQr2.0-SUNRISE, whole genome shotgun sequence genomic region harbors:
- the LOC110892553 gene encoding uncharacterized protein LOC110892553 — protein sequence MAEMKYHLGINKFWKEYTSWTYHRDTTPIAQVNDVAPQDGMVNVIEDIRGERMEEDTYLNQENSNGDSSGVVDDFEDLIKEAETELYPGCTKFSSIDFLAKLLNIKDTYHFQNEGVDRLLSLLRESMPEGNKIPPSYYVAKKTFKKIGLAYEMIDVCTNDCALFWKENESLQNCPVCNESRWVDKDTKGTKVARKVLRYFPLTPRLRRLYCSRHTAKDMIWHSTGRSEDGTMRHPVDGSAWQDFDKKYPNFVMEPRNVRLGLAADGFNPFNNGSGSSTHSTWPVILTTYNLPPWLCMRESTFMLTLLIPGPKSPGKDMEVFLRPLVDELKQLWQTGVRTKDAATNTYFTMKAALLWTINDFPARSSLSGWSGQGYMACPTCNQDTPSIRVTGKCAYVGHRRFLDANHPWRTSLDFNGRPETRDPPRQFSPADIEAQLGRLINRLPGKHPDFGGRRITRSDFELNWSKRSIFFDLEYWSSLQLKHNLDVMHIEKNVCDSLLGTLLMNDKSKDTPNARSDMEKLNIRPSQWLKQSGGKFLSPHPKYSFKSDDRKLFCQFIKNVKLPDGFGSNISKRVTDNNANITGLKSHDCHILMQRLIPIGVRGLLTKDTSTPIVDLCMFFKQLCSRTLSVDDMKKAKDDIVTILCKLEMIYPPAFFDIMVHLLVHLPDEAIAGGPVAFRWMYPFERYMKKLKNYVKNPARPEGCIAECYVFEEALTFCSMYLKDVQTKFNRPDRNDDVVVEKRKLWVFESKCRYVGARKEKYLSFIEKSKMEWFVLENCAEVREYMNEFKHTHPHDDLKTKFPGWFLHKVHSMKTQNSPEFHPELYALSICAKMTAYTYTACIVNGVRFKTLERDAKCATQNSGVEVVGENGVKFYGQLEEIIELRYTNDYSAVLFRCKWFDTQRGVNHDNNITSISTEHEWDKDDQLIFASQAKQVFFIQETSRNQKNKHRWVVENVNHRRIWDRPLSDDRVNKVQNVGKRLEDSDVVDNNSSSDCPLVIDLTQYFQIGSSHVTAGEPSIEVDPPTATVDEVFEVETDSDEVEAAYDEDDPDYVESD from the exons ATGGCAGAAATGAAATACCATTTGGGTATTAACAAATTTTGGAAGGAATACACTTCGTGGACCTATCACAGGGACACGACTCCAATTGCACAAGTAAACGATGTTGCGCCACAAGACGGTATGGTAAACGTTATTGAAGACATTAGGGGGGAGCGTATGGAAGAAGATACATACCTTAACCAAGAGAACTCGAATGGAGATAGTAGCggtgttgttgatgattttgaAGACCTGATAAAGGAAGCTGAAACAGAATTATATCCTGGTTGTACTAAGTTTTCTTCTATCGACTTTTTAGCAAAACTTTTGAATATAAAGGATACGTACCATTTTCAAAATGAAGGAGTAGATCGACTCCTCTCATTGTTGCGAGAGTCAATGCCAGAAGGCAACAAGATTCCCCCTTCGTATTATGTAGCTAAGAAGACATTTAAGAAGATTGGTTTGGCATATGAGATGATAGATGTGTGCACAAATGATTGTGCTCTCTTTTGGAAAGAAAACGAGTCCTTGCAAAATTGTCCCGTTTGTAATGAGAGTCGATGGGTCGATAAAGACACAAAAGGCACGAAGGTGGCTCGTAAGGTGTTACGATACTTTCCTTTGACGCCTAGACTACGACGTTTGTATTGTTCAAGGCACACAGCGAAAGATATGATATGGCATAGTACCGGACGATCGGAAGATGGGACTATGCGTCATCCAGTTGATGGATCTGCATGGCAAGACTTTGATAAAAAGTACCCAAACTTCGTGATGGAGCCACGAAATGTTCGCTTAGGGCTTGCAGCTGACGGTTTTAATCCCTTTAACAACGGTAGTGGATCCTCGACTCATAGCACGTGGCCGGTTATACTCACCACATATAATCTGCCTCCCTGGCTATGCATGCGAGAGTCCACATTCATGTTGACCTTGTTGATTCCTGGCCCTAAATCACCGGGGAAAGACATGGAGGTTTTCCTTAGACCGTTAGTGGATGAGCTTAAGCAATTGTGGCAGACAGGTGTACGTACTAAAGACGCAGCAACAAACACATACTTCACAATGAAGGCGGCGTTGTTATGGACCATAAATGACTTTCCAGCCCGTAGTAGCCTATCAGGTTGGAGCGGACAAGGCTACATGGCATGCCCAACTTGTAACCAAGACACTCCTTCAATACGTGTAACTGGTAAATGTGCTTATGTTGGCCATCGCCGGTTCTTAGATGCCAACCATCCTTGGAGAACAAGTCTCGACTTTAACGGGAGACCCGAGACACGAGACCCTCCGAGACAGTTTAGCCCAGCTGACATAGAAGCTCAACTAGGTCGTTTAATTAATCGTCTACCAGGCAAGCATCCAGATTTTGGAGGTAGGAGGATAACCCGGTCAGATTTCGAGTTGAACTGGTCCAAAAGAAGCATATTTTTTGACCTTGAGTATTGGTCTTCTCTGCAGCTGAAACATAACTTAGATGTAATGCATATAGAGAAAAATGTGTGCGACAGCTTGCTCGGTACTCTTCTGATGAACGATAAGAGCAAAGACACGCCAAATGCGCGGTCTGACATGGAAAAACTAAACATTCGGCCGTCACAATGGCTGAAACAATCGGGTGGCAAGTTCTTAAGTCCCCACCCAAAGTACTCATTCAAGTCCGATGATCGAAAACTTTTTTGTCAgtttataaaaaatgttaaattaCCAGATGGGTTTGGATCGAATATCAGTAAGAGGGTGACAGATAACAATGCTAACATTACCGGGTTGAAATCTCATgactgtcatatcctcatgcaaCGTTTGATACCGATTGGGGTTAGAGGGCTTTTGACTAAAGATACATCTACACCAATAGTAGACCTTTGTATGTTCTTTAAGCAACTTTGCTCTAGAACACTATCGGTGGATGATATGAAGAAAGCAAAGGATGACATTGTTACCATCTTATGCAAGTTAGAGATGATCTATCCACCTGCGTTTTTTGACATTATGGTTCATTTACTTGTGCATTTACCTGATGAAGCGATTGCGGGAGGTCCAGTAGCTTTTAGATGGATGTATCCATTTGAAAGGTACATGAAAAAACTAAAGAACTATGTTAAAAACCCGGCAAGGCCTGAAGGTTGTATAGCTGAATGTTATGTGTTTGAAGAAGCTCTAACATTTTGTTCAATGTACCTTAAAGATGTTCAGACTAAGTTCAATCGCCCAGATAGAAACGATGATGTCGTTGTTGAAAAAAGAAAGTTATGGGTGTTTGAGTCAAAATGTCGTTATGTTGGCGCAAGAAAGGAGAAATATCTATCATTCATCGAAAAAAGCAAGATGGAATGGTTTGTCCTCGAAAACTGCGCAGAAGTTAGGGAGTACATGAA TGAATTCAAACATACACATCCCCATGATGATCTTAAAACCAAATTTCCGGGATGGTTTCTCCATAag GTCCATTCGATGAAAACACAAAATTCTCCAGAATTCCACCCGGAGTTGTATGCTCTTTCAATTTGTGCGAAAATGACTGCTTACACTTACACTGCTTGCATAGTCAACGGTGTTAGGTTTAAGACACTTGAACGTGATGCAAAATGCGCAACGCAAAACTCTGGGGTGGAAGTGGTTGGAGAGAACGGTGTGAAATTTTATGGCCAATTAGAAGAAATTATTGAGTTGCGTTATACAAATGATTATTCCGCTGTCCTATTTCGGTGCAAGTGGTTTGATACTCAAAGGGGTGTAAACCATGACAATAATATCACCAGTATAAGCACTGAACATGAATGGGACAAAGACGATCAACTCATATTTGCTTCGCAAGCCAAACAAGTGTTCTTCATCCAAGAAACGTCtcgaaaccaaaaaaataaacatagGTGGGTAGTCGAAAATGTTAATCATCGAAGAATTTGGGATCGGCCATTAAGTGATGACCGCGTCAATAAGGTTCAAAATGTTGGCAAACGCTTAGAAGATAGTGACGTTGTTGACAACAACTCTTCATCTGACTGTCCACTTGTCATTGACTTGACCCAATACTTTCAAATTGGATCTTCTCATGTTACTGCGGGTGAGCCTTCAATTGAAGTTGATCCCCCAACGGCCACCGTCGATGAAGTGTTTGAAGTCGAGACTGATTCTGATGAGGTCGAGGCTGCTTATGATGAGGATGATCCCGATTATGTGGAGTCTGACTAA
- the LOC110896459 gene encoding transcription factor MYB17, which produces MVRSEEKTKVTKQNNGNTVGLGVGMKKGPWTPEEDQKLLSYIQQFGHGSWRSLPPKAGLKRCGKSCRLRWTNYLRPDIKRGKFTLEEERTIIQLHALLGNRWSTIAAHLPRRTDNEIKNHWNSHIKKRMTKMGIDPMTHKPNNGTQNLGSNLNHMAQWEAARLEAEARLVQKPKIKSTQLTYVNVSPPSIQKTPTKVPPPYLPCLDVLKVWQGNLWSNYSINNESLQSFISTSNVSVATPAIPLSNQVESNGSCDQGPTTEHNDQTETQIGPFEEIRYTNDENFINDNLLRSPDFWEEFVVPDGGWNSLANNFAMICTPPASPVF; this is translated from the exons ATGGTAAGATCGGAAGAGAAGACGAAAGTCACGAAACAAAACAATGGTAATACGGTTGGGTTAGGAGTCGGGATGAAGAAAGGACCATGGACACCCGAAGAAGACCAAAAGCTCCTGTCCTACATCCAACAATTTGGCCATGGAAGTTGGCGCTCTTTGCCTCCTAAAGCCG GGCTTAAGAGATGTGGAAAGAGTTGTCGGTTAAGATGGACGAATTACTTGAGGCCAGATATCAAAAGAGGAAAGTTCACTTTGGAAGAAGAAAGAACCATTATTCAACTCCATGCTCTTCTTGGTAACAG ATGGTCAACTATTGCTGCTCACTTGCCAAGAAGGACGGATAACGAGATCAAGAACCATTGGAACTCACATATCAAGAAGAGGATGACTAAAATGGGTATTGATCCAATGACTCACAAGCCAAATAATGGCACCCAAAACTTAGGCTCCAACCTCAACCACATGGCTCAATGGGAGGCTGCTCGGCTAGAGGCAGAAGCAAGGCTTGTTCAGAAGCCAAAAATCAAGTCAACCCAACTAACCTATGTTAATGTTTCACCGCCTTCTATCCAAAAAACACCCACAAAAGTTCCACCTCCGTATCTACCATGCCTTGATGTCCTTAAAGTGTGGCAAGGGAACCTATGGTCAAATTACTCTATCAACAATGAGAGTCTACAATCATTCATCTCGACCTCAAATGTTTCGGTTGCAACACCAGCTATTCCCCTATCGAACCAAGTCGAAAGCAATGGTTCATGCGATCAAGGTCCTACCACCGAACACAATGATCAAACCGAAACACAAATAGGACCGTTTGAGGAAATCAGGTACACTAATGATGAAAACTTCATCAATGACAATCTTTTGAGATCCCCTGATTTCTGGGAAGAATTTGTTGTTCCGGACGGTGGTTGGAATAGTTTAGCCAATAACTTTGCTATGATCTGTACACCACCAGCCTCTCCTGTATTTTAA
- the LOC110896458 gene encoding mitochondrial distribution and morphology protein 12-like: MGPKPSSNTSSHSSSNMSSSQARTQEPFSEDFVNSLFQTPSFLNQLNNYLASQGKGKGKSKGYDSDNLFDNESDDEPNDNDDDDDE; this comes from the exons ATGGGTCCTAAACCTTCTTCCAACACGTCCTCGCACTCGTCATCTAACATGTCGTCTTCGCAAGCTCGGACGCAAGAACCCTTTTCCGAG GATTTTGTTAACAGCTTGTTCCAAACCCCGTCATTTTTGAACCAACTTAACAACTATCTTGCTtcacaaggaaaaggaaaaggaaagtcaAAAGGCTACGATTCTGACAACTTATTCGATAATGAATCCGACGATGAACCCAACGAtaacgatgacgatgacgatgagtGA